In the Chroicocephalus ridibundus chromosome 15, bChrRid1.1, whole genome shotgun sequence genome, one interval contains:
- the TMEM250 gene encoding transmembrane protein 250, producing MPVIPIPRRVRSFHGPHTTCLHSACGPVRTTHLVRTKYNNFDIYLKSRWMYGFIRFLLYFSCSLFTSILWVALSILFCLQYLGIRIFLRFQYKLSIILLLLGRRRVDFSLMNELLIYGIHVTMLLVGGLGWCFMVFVDM from the coding sequence ATGCCTGTAATCCCCATTCCCCGCCGGGTCCGTTCGTTCCACGGCCCCCACACGACCTGCCTGCATTCGGCCTGTGGCCCGGTAAGGACCACTCACTTGGTGCGTACCAAGTACAACAATTTCGACATCTATCTCAAATCCCGATGGATGTATGGATTCATCCGTTTCCTGCTGTACTTCAGCTGCAGCCTGTTTACCTCCATCCTCTGGGTGGCACTCTCTATCTTGTTTTGCCTTCAGTACCTTGGCATCCGGATCTTTCTGCGTTTCCAGTACAAACTCTCCATCATCCTCCTCTTACTGGGGCGAAGGCGGGTAGACTTCAGCCTCATGAATGAACTGCTCATCTATGGAATTCATGTGACCATGCTGCTAGTGGGGGGGCTGGGATGGTGTTTCATGGTATTTGTGGATATGTAA